In Rhodamnia argentea isolate NSW1041297 chromosome 4, ASM2092103v1, whole genome shotgun sequence, the following proteins share a genomic window:
- the LOC115757105 gene encoding uncharacterized protein LOC115757105, with protein MVLLSSSSTVWIRHILACMGGCFGCYSKPTPIIAVDEPTKGLRIQGQTVMKPSFSDDFWSSSTFDVDNGAFQSQRSLSSISTLTINQSNDSEFVNHGLILWNESRLQWIGNGSSRDQTKQKRGRTLSWNTTYESVLARRTPFARPVPLSEMIEFLVEAWEQEGMYD; from the exons ATGGTGTTGCTCAGTAGCTCGAGCACAGTTTGGATCCGCCACATTCTCGCTTGCATGGG TGGCTGCTTTGGATGCTATTCTAAGCCCACACCAATCATAGCTGTGGATGAACCGACCAAGGGGCTTCGAATTCAAGGGCAGACTGTGATGAAGCCCAGCTTTTCCGATGATTTCTGGAGCAGTAGCACTTTTGATGTGGATAATGGCGCTTTTCAATCTCAGAGAAGCCTGTCGTCTATCAGCACGTTGACTATTAATCAGAGCAACGACTCCGAGTTTGTAAATCACG GCCTTATACTATGGAATGAGAGCAGGCTGCAATGGATTGGAAATGGGAGTTCCAGGGATCAAACTAAACAGAAGCGTGGGCGTACATTGAG TTGGAATACCACTTATGAAAGCGTACTCGCTAGGAGAACTCCTTTCGCCAGGCCCGTCCCTTTATCA GAAATGATAGAATTTCTGGTTGAAGCCTGGGAGCAGGAGGGGATGTATGACTAA
- the LOC115757104 gene encoding CBL-interacting serine/threonine-protein kinase 24-like isoform X2, translating to MKIVRHPNIVRLHEVLASRTKIYIILEFVTGGELFDKIVHQGKLPENLCRKYFQQLIDAVAHCHSKGVYHRDLKPENLLLDFHGNLKVSDFGLSALPQPGVGLLHTTCGTPNYVAPEVLGQQGYDGAAADIWSCGVILFVIMAGYLPFDEMDLPSLYKKINAAEFSCPFWFSPGAKSLIPKILDPNPKTRIDMDNIRKHPWFCKNYVPVKHREHEDVDLNDVHAVFDDIEEKHVAENSETIEGSPLMMNAFEMITLSQGLNLSALFDRGQDHVKRQTRFVSRKPAQVVISSIEAVGKSMGLKVHTRNFKTRIEGISANRIGQFAVVLEVYEVAPSLFMVDVRKAAGDTLEYHKFYKNLCAKLEDIILKPTESLANASLLRTMTC from the exons ATGAAGATAGTCAGGCATCCTAACATAGTTAGGCTGCATGAG GTTCTAGCAAGCCGGACAAAGATATATATCATCCTTGAGTTTGTGACTGGCGGGgaattatttgataaaatt GTTCACCAAGGAAAACTTCCTGAAAACTTGTGTCGGAAATATTTCCAGCAGCTTATAGATGCAGTTGCTCATTGTCATAGCAAGGGCGTCTATCATAGAGATCTAAAG CCTGAGAATCTTCTTCTCGACTTCCATGGAAACTTAAAAGTTTCTGACTTTGGATTGAGTGCTCTGCCCCAGCCG GGGGTCGGACTCCTTCACACAACATGTGGAACACCAAATTATGTTGCTCCTGAG GTGCTTGGGCAGCAGGGATATGATGGCGCAGCAGCTGATATATGGTCATGTGGAGTTATTCTCTTTGTTATAATGGCTGGATATCTCCCGTTTGATGAGATGGACCTTCCAAGTCTTTATAAAAAG ATAAATGCTGCTGAATTTTCTTGCCCCTTTTGGTTTTCTCCGGGTGCAAAGTCCTTGATCCCAAAGATTCTTGATCCGAATCCCAAGACA CGCATTGATATGGACAATATCAGGAAGCATCCATGGTTTTGTAAGAACTATGTGCCTGTCAAACATAGAGAACATGAAGATGTGGACTTAAATGATGTGCATGCGGTTTTTGATGATATCGAG GAAAAGCATGTAGCTGAGAACTCAGAGACCATAGAAGGGAGCCCTCTAATGATGAATGCATTTGAGATGATTACTCTATCTCAAGGGCTGAATCTATCAGCTCTTTTTGACAGGGGTCAG GATCATGTAAAGCGGCAAACTCgttttgtttcgcgaaaaccaGCACAAGTTGTTATTTCATCGATTGAAGCTGTTGGGAAATCAATGGGTCTCAAAGTCCATACGCGTAATTTCAAG ACGAGAATTGAAGGAATATCTGCAAATAGGATTGGTCAATTCGCAGTCGTTTTGGAG GTGTATGAAGTGGCACCATCTCTGTTCATGGTTGATGTTAGGAAGGCTGCTGGGGATACACTCGAGTATCATAAG TTCTACAAGAACCTCTGTGCTAAGCTGGAAGACATCATCTTGAAACCGACGGAGAGTTTGGCAAATGCCAGTCTGCTTAGAACAATGACTTGCTGA
- the LOC115757104 gene encoding CBL-interacting serine/threonine-protein kinase 24-like isoform X1 has protein sequence MVTPRKVGKYQVGRTIGEGTFAKVKFAQNLETGESVAIKVMAKNAILKHRMVDQIRREISIMKIVRHPNIVRLHEVLASRTKIYIILEFVTGGELFDKIVHQGKLPENLCRKYFQQLIDAVAHCHSKGVYHRDLKPENLLLDFHGNLKVSDFGLSALPQPGVGLLHTTCGTPNYVAPEVLGQQGYDGAAADIWSCGVILFVIMAGYLPFDEMDLPSLYKKINAAEFSCPFWFSPGAKSLIPKILDPNPKTRIDMDNIRKHPWFCKNYVPVKHREHEDVDLNDVHAVFDDIEEKHVAENSETIEGSPLMMNAFEMITLSQGLNLSALFDRGQDHVKRQTRFVSRKPAQVVISSIEAVGKSMGLKVHTRNFKTRIEGISANRIGQFAVVLEVYEVAPSLFMVDVRKAAGDTLEYHKFYKNLCAKLEDIILKPTESLANASLLRTMTC, from the exons ATGGTGACACCAAGAAAGGTCGGGAAGTATCAAGTCGGGCGGACAATTGGCGAAGGGACTTTCGCCAAGGTCAAGTTCGCGCAGAACTTGGAAACTGGGGAGAGCGTGGCCATAAAAGTTATGGCCAAAAACGCCATTCTTAAGCACAGAATGGTTGATCAG ATCAGACGGGAGATATCAATAATGAAGATAGTCAGGCATCCTAACATAGTTAGGCTGCATGAG GTTCTAGCAAGCCGGACAAAGATATATATCATCCTTGAGTTTGTGACTGGCGGGgaattatttgataaaatt GTTCACCAAGGAAAACTTCCTGAAAACTTGTGTCGGAAATATTTCCAGCAGCTTATAGATGCAGTTGCTCATTGTCATAGCAAGGGCGTCTATCATAGAGATCTAAAG CCTGAGAATCTTCTTCTCGACTTCCATGGAAACTTAAAAGTTTCTGACTTTGGATTGAGTGCTCTGCCCCAGCCG GGGGTCGGACTCCTTCACACAACATGTGGAACACCAAATTATGTTGCTCCTGAG GTGCTTGGGCAGCAGGGATATGATGGCGCAGCAGCTGATATATGGTCATGTGGAGTTATTCTCTTTGTTATAATGGCTGGATATCTCCCGTTTGATGAGATGGACCTTCCAAGTCTTTATAAAAAG ATAAATGCTGCTGAATTTTCTTGCCCCTTTTGGTTTTCTCCGGGTGCAAAGTCCTTGATCCCAAAGATTCTTGATCCGAATCCCAAGACA CGCATTGATATGGACAATATCAGGAAGCATCCATGGTTTTGTAAGAACTATGTGCCTGTCAAACATAGAGAACATGAAGATGTGGACTTAAATGATGTGCATGCGGTTTTTGATGATATCGAG GAAAAGCATGTAGCTGAGAACTCAGAGACCATAGAAGGGAGCCCTCTAATGATGAATGCATTTGAGATGATTACTCTATCTCAAGGGCTGAATCTATCAGCTCTTTTTGACAGGGGTCAG GATCATGTAAAGCGGCAAACTCgttttgtttcgcgaaaaccaGCACAAGTTGTTATTTCATCGATTGAAGCTGTTGGGAAATCAATGGGTCTCAAAGTCCATACGCGTAATTTCAAG ACGAGAATTGAAGGAATATCTGCAAATAGGATTGGTCAATTCGCAGTCGTTTTGGAG GTGTATGAAGTGGCACCATCTCTGTTCATGGTTGATGTTAGGAAGGCTGCTGGGGATACACTCGAGTATCATAAG TTCTACAAGAACCTCTGTGCTAAGCTGGAAGACATCATCTTGAAACCGACGGAGAGTTTGGCAAATGCCAGTCTGCTTAGAACAATGACTTGCTGA
- the LOC125314829 gene encoding uncharacterized protein LOC125314829 — protein sequence MSILDFLCGLWDDLEALVLKLMFIFGDDAVADGSWIHPEHTLQPAERHDPFYCMACKEIGFVRSYSCEPCAVHVHKECMSPPPIMCHPLPDFGDLSFVRSVTTYDTDADDEGSGGKFCGACSKPLRGCGYMSADGKSSFHPCCLHLDRSIKVNGEKLKLKMENISMKCNWCKTVSTRARRAVIPSWSYVSKSKGRRFHVGCVQEMMCKSWRDGGIDQPVRGKEEDNTANFATCLSLNIELPIDEKEEREADPSESAMQTASDLIMKDVANGNTPFAAALRDQIIAALGNGLGALTEGVGSGSSELWDLTKRLWKLLLLKIHRGITQLADTPVGRAGRHVWTAVTQPSKLWELLRPVLRWVSSKLCELASRMLTGQSSPVGRLPYDGQNYLMDSI from the exons ATGtcgattcttgattttctttgcgGTCTTTGGGATGATCTCGAAGCCCTAGTCCTCAAGCTAATGTTTATCTTCGGAGATGACGCCGTTGCGGATGGGTCATGGATCCACCCGGAGCACACGCTCCAGCCGGCCGAGCGCCACGACCCGTTCTACTGCATGGCGTGCAAGGAGATCGGGTTCGTGCGCTCGTACTCGTGCGAGCCGTGCGCGGTCCATGTCCACAAGGAGTGCATGTCTCCACCTCCCATCATGTGCCATCCTCTGCCGGATTTCGGCGATCTCTCTTTTGTTCGAAGCGTCACAACTTATGACACCGATGCCGAC GACGAAGGCAGTGGCGGCAAATTTTGCGGGGCATGCTCCAAGCCGCTGCGTGGTTGCGGGTACATGTCTGCTGATGGAAAGAGCAGCTTCCACCCATGTTGTCTTCACCTTGACAGATCCATAAAAGTTAACGG CGAGAAGCTCAAGCTTAAGATGGAGAACATATCAATGAAATGCAACTGGTGCAAGACGGTGTCAACCCGGGCACGCAGAGCTGTTATCCCGAGCTGGTCATATGTCTCGAAGAGCAAGGGTCGCCGTTTTCACGTCGGGTGCGTTCAAGAAATGATGTGCAAGAGCTGGAGAGATGGCGGGATTGATCAGCCCGTccgaggaaaagaagaggacaACACTGCCAACTTCGCGACATGCCTAAGCCTTAACATCGAGCTCCCCATTgacgagaaagaagaaagagaggccGATCCTTCAGAATCGGCAATGCAGACGGCGTCAGATCTCATAATGAAGGACGTCGCCAATGGGAACACTCCTTTCGCCGCAGCCCTGAGAGATCAGATAATCGCAGCCCTGGGGAACGGCCTGGGAGCTCTGACGGAAGGGGTGGGGTCTGGCTCTAGCGAGTTATGGGACCTCACTAAGCGCCTGTGGAAACTGCTGCTTCTCAAGATACACCGAGGGATTACCCAGCTGGCCGACACTCCAGTCGGCCGTGCCGGCCGCCACGTCTGGACCGCGGTCACGCAACCATCCAAGCTGTGGGAGCTGCTACGTCCCGTCCTGCGTTGGGTTAGCTCCAAGTTATGTGAATTAGCAAGCCGGATGTTGACGGGGCAGTCCTCGCCGGTAGGTCGCCTCCCGTATGATGGCCAAAACTACTTGATGGATTCCATTTAA